One genomic window of Ilyobacter polytropus DSM 2926 includes the following:
- a CDS encoding DUF2848 family protein, producing the protein MKNVDFMLNKLSGQEKFSVPYEKVLVIGYSGRNMEKTMEHIKELEEQLNVPAPKKIPTIFECSLETLTQEKNIKFVGDQTSGEIEYIIIYMNGKTYIGIGSDHTDRKLESVSVPKSKQVCAKPIGNELWDYDDIKEHWDQIKMVSCQIIDGKEVKYQDGKLADILKVEKILEELKERVGNIDNSIIYSGTVPLLDGFKYGDTFKCMMIDEVLKRTLKLEYGIDTISEEER; encoded by the coding sequence ATGAAAAATGTAGATTTTATGTTAAATAAACTATCAGGACAAGAAAAATTTTCAGTTCCTTATGAAAAGGTGTTGGTAATAGGATATTCAGGAAGAAATATGGAAAAAACCATGGAGCACATTAAAGAGTTGGAGGAACAGTTAAATGTTCCAGCGCCAAAGAAGATTCCAACTATATTTGAATGTTCTCTAGAAACATTGACACAAGAAAAAAATATAAAGTTTGTTGGAGATCAAACATCAGGTGAGATAGAATACATTATCATATATATGAACGGGAAAACATATATTGGTATTGGAAGCGATCATACAGACAGAAAATTAGAAAGTGTTAGTGTACCAAAATCGAAGCAAGTTTGTGCAAAGCCTATTGGAAATGAATTATGGGATTATGATGATATAAAGGAGCATTGGGATCAAATAAAAATGGTGTCTTGTCAAATAATTGATGGTAAAGAAGTTAAATATCAAGATGGTAAACTTGCTGATATTTTAAAAGTTGAAAAAATATTAGAAGAACTAAAGGAGAGAGTGGGAAATATTGACAATAGCATTATTTATTCAGGTACAGTGCCTTTGCTGGACGGATTTAAGTATGGAGACACTTTTAAATGCATGATGATAGATGAGGTTTTGAAAAGAACTTTAAAATTGGAGTATGGCATTGATACAATTTCAGAGGAGGAGAGATAA
- the dctP gene encoding TRAP transporter substrate-binding protein DctP gives MKKNVSIALMLVVILGMLVGCGEKSTSDAEKGNKSGKAPVEIKIATVGNEEHQSTIMAKLFEEELEKVYDGDVKVSIYSNGSLGGEREAAEGVKLGTIQMTVVTSDGALPAWVPDIQVLSIPYLFENKEQAFKILDGVMSEQLNPKFEKQGFKHLGFGELGFRHFTNNKKEIRSVKDMEGLSIRVQEAPIWFALMKSLKASAVPVSFNELYTALQQGMVDGQENPIASIATSKFNEVQKYLTLDGHTYAAVSMVMNKSFYDGLSEELKSAIDQAAKNSIPRQRKAIDDKEQAYLKQLEDSGMVITDPDKKSFVEATKDLYTKEEVKKLVDPDLVELVMQNK, from the coding sequence ATGAAAAAAAATGTGAGCATTGCTTTAATGTTAGTTGTAATATTAGGTATGTTAGTTGGATGTGGAGAAAAAAGCACCAGTGATGCAGAAAAGGGGAATAAATCTGGGAAAGCTCCTGTAGAAATTAAGATAGCGACTGTTGGAAACGAAGAACATCAATCTACTATAATGGCAAAATTATTTGAAGAAGAACTTGAAAAAGTTTATGATGGTGATGTAAAGGTATCAATTTATTCCAATGGTTCACTAGGCGGTGAAAGAGAAGCGGCTGAAGGTGTAAAATTGGGTACAATTCAGATGACGGTAGTAACTTCAGATGGAGCTCTTCCTGCTTGGGTTCCAGATATCCAGGTTTTATCTATTCCATATTTATTTGAAAATAAAGAGCAAGCATTTAAGATTCTAGATGGAGTTATGTCAGAACAATTGAATCCTAAATTTGAAAAGCAAGGTTTCAAGCATTTAGGATTTGGTGAACTTGGTTTTAGACATTTTACAAACAATAAGAAAGAAATAAGATCTGTAAAAGATATGGAAGGATTATCAATAAGAGTTCAGGAGGCTCCAATTTGGTTTGCTTTGATGAAAAGTCTGAAAGCCTCAGCTGTACCAGTTTCTTTTAATGAGTTATATACAGCACTCCAACAAGGCATGGTTGATGGTCAGGAAAATCCTATTGCATCAATAGCTACTTCTAAATTTAATGAAGTTCAAAAATATTTAACTCTTGACGGACATACTTATGCTGCAGTGAGCATGGTTATGAATAAATCTTTCTATGACGGACTCTCTGAAGAGTTAAAATCAGCAATAGATCAAGCGGCTAAAAATTCGATCCCGAGACAGCGTAAGGCGATAGATGATAAAGAACAAGCTTATCTAAAACAACTAGAAGATAGTGGGATGGTCATAACAGACCCCGATAAAAAAAGTTTTGTAGAAGCAACTAAAGATCTGTACACAAAAGAAGAAGTTAAAAAGCTAGTAGACCCGGATTTAGTTGAGTTAGTAATGCAAAATAAATAA